A window of the Bombina bombina isolate aBomBom1 chromosome 3, aBomBom1.pri, whole genome shotgun sequence genome harbors these coding sequences:
- the EXPH5 gene encoding exophilin-5 isoform X2: MCPLLDLYLSVFIVGFNVFVFGCALTITCYVLDSEDSRMSRSRNVQPQKSSVTGTSLLGLRSPFASLFSFRKSIKQSSKPQPERHGIFSTNNEIPSNTEEKKKFGIYQSSRVKQLVSLFEPRQKKEDESGPANAQLQKEVYQVLGDLDQKLAQEHGQQLRTIRRTANYIPGSHDENKASFNKIPEARKGHTRNSYSQDEYRTVPLEGTHKTHATYQPRKFYDMYFNRHRTTSKQQKNEFEKSPSWCSALGSKSISPSTATSSGSFSSSSLQYPSLGRQNDFSFERTNQQMPKRTPISSIKWENQSSAGNIDNHNKPFRTQSAMDLTKLDSSSQQNRMYSLYKNKNSYIDSGSNTNDYHRTNYKNDSFLKNSIHNAFRSSKSHSFDLTDDGYSPSFNEENKENTLTKMESSFGFSSNKYYQQVEPMEISGEIEHQVPLIQNASNHNTNTALTKNFEKGSVPCFQIQSENNNVTANSSEKQRNADNTTDRNQDSLMQNTLSSVHLNFSCETKNIDKPMQVDFALKDQSKFEIDRADVPNVCFQSTDFVPNLSSLNHTQQNASSSRSIHIKNDLPSHASEKSQQTDNSNKDGDTLFSRSKPKVYDFKNSFNTKTSHGLQSSSIPDNQGQFVCSNIRDKKTKANKMLCSDMLRDQSNTSSSLPDLSNLRIFATNKRKVKNYTEKNGSTVTQGHILSTAIEKQNDNKTLSIYPVHATYGVDNLNTPFDVSYNVTNHKELEMHFEKTIESKEIVPFSDGTMDIDTNTPKHLIEDNPKDCDMGVLNNHMYNLTTTIDYTNNNRQSITLLETSHEQCKDYYVAITDTIQSLRVSVNPSVTETANDLECSYIAHAKPLVENHSKPTTHEKKSQIKQSLYDHLDTDITYQSDLSIPFQKGSGLITSRENNEEEHSHIKPLNENDFKSDFVNSPFQISNYVMPKTCIVPLSTGEKQDTTDCPSEPYVNQNLILDVHKYTHTMSSGSVDSSATTRLSTAPVAKLVEEHFQTHSSNQSAIPSSKPNKSINLLKEHLLLAPEPYKTYTSIKNIIEPQWNVPESFKEEVQSVDKPDSPISKVLNVAEEHNTENKTVQSHNMHHSTITRTHVYEKSSTSSKMPDSDTIEYHKFVSIYCSLPRKYSKPPIAFSENNMRNIDMTLENSKAPSALLEKNRSMEYKENILKTLSPQTPETVTKNEFISESTAHAKSRSSSFPITSLQTNLSKKSHRVLSNEDIISPVNDLVDMFGSLKIAERKSSYNQTFTDLNTQKNYTNEDRYTGYNNYNDLESPAKHKLNFYCTLPNRKSNLKYYGKSPPERDVTNAYERPIYSPPGNVNFISQGSKKLSPSKSFGNDNLSNSPIYDLTSPKFTPYGNDTLRNSPIYDFMHSKLPPSKPFENDNLSNSPSYEFPSPKFPQSKTFGNNNLSNSPSYDFPSPKFPQAKQFGNNNPSNSPSFDFTSSKFPASKPFGNDNLSNSPSFDFTSPTFFENEDEPNSINSFIMRDTTLLRQHSNDGSTIPLQKCIPHSKSFKDFSSHGQYNNIDYLVSPYNNYSLEPLVHNQSNVTKVNEMLNRTKPSVFSKYNQNDINTQRNARQYTFSFDNSNQREFNSLRRKSSRCSPKMSDDPDSPPMYYSTNPSHSNPLDKSFYGCGSPVGYSEPTGSPLYRSKSLKVLNFEEKQDCMDFRCKNDQQFSSKSYGGKLSTRSPSSCKGSSNTNYSRRFSSENIIDENENWPSTETSKKPVYTSKSLDYGIFGKEQQEAFLKNIKRTLTEGRLWRPSFLKYPGVLRNEDNLSSGDCQVINSSSQLSMLQEPTSKMPLNIYNDRNTICSDSDNDTTTDDEYYLDENDKESEL, from the coding sequence TTTTAGGAGACTTGGACCAAAAACTTGCCCAAGAACATGGTCAGCAACTCAGAACCATCAGAAGGACTGCAAACTACATACCTGGAAGTCATGATGAGAACAAAGCCTCCTTCAACAAAATACCAGAAGCCAGAAAAGGACACACCAGAAATTCTTATTCACAGGATGAATACAGAACGGTACCACTTGAAGGAACACATAAAACACATGCCACCTACCAGCCAAGAAAGTTTTATGATATGTATTTTAACAGACATCGCACAACCTCAAAACAGCAAAAAAATGAGTTTGAAAAAAGCCCTTCCTGGTGTTCAGCACTTGGAAGCAAATCAATATCACCCAGCACTGCAACCAGTTCTGGATCATTTTCATCAAGCAGTTTACAGTATCCTTCGCTGGGACGGCAAAATGATTTCAGTTTTGAAAGGACTAACCAGCAAATGCCAAAGAGAACACCCATATCCTCTATCAAATGGGAGAATCAATCTTCTGCTGGAAATATTGACAATCACAACAAACCTTTTAGGACACAGTCTGCCATGGACCTTACTAAATTGGACAGCTCTTCTCAGCAAAACAGGATGTACAGCTTGTACAAGAATAAAAATAGCTACATAGATTCTGGGTCTAACACTAATGACTATCATAGGACTAATTATAAAAATGATAGTTTCCTTAAGAACTCCATTCATAACGCATTCCGTTCTAGCAAATCCCACTCTTTTGATCTTACTGATGATGGATATTCTCCATCATTTAatgaagaaaacaaagaaaatacattaacaaaaatggaGAGTTCATTTGGTTTTTCTAGTAATAAATATTACCAACAAGTGGAACCCATGGAAATCAGTGGTGAGATTGAGCATCAAGTTCCTTTGATCCAAAATGCATCTAATCACAATACTAATACTGCATTAacaaaaaactttgaaaaaggaaGCGTTCCCTGCTTTCAAATACAATCTGAAAATAATAATGTAACTGCAAACTCATCCGAAAAACAAAGAAATGCTGATAATACAACAGACAGAAATCAAGATTCTCTTATGCAAAACACTCTTAGCTCAGTACACTTAAATTTCTCCTGTGAAACCAAAAACATTGACAAGCCTATGCAAGTTGACTTTGCACTGAAGGATCAGTCAAAGTTTGAGATTGACAGAGCTGATGTTCCTAATGTTTGTTTTCAATCTACAGATTTTGTGCCTAATTTGTCAAGTTTAAACCATACACAGCAAAATGCATCTTCTTCTAGATCAATACACATTAAGAACGATTTGCCATCTCATGCATCTGAAAAATCACAACAGACTGACAACTCAAATAAGGATGGAGACACGTTATTTTCTAGATCAAAACCAAAAGTTTATGACTTCAAAAACTCTTTTAATACTAAAACATCTCATGGATTACAAAGCAGCAGCATACCAGATAATCAAGGACAGTTTGTCTGCTCAAATATcagagataaaaaaacaaaagcaaacaagATGCTATGTTCCGATATGCTGAGGGATCAAAGCAACACTTCATCATCGCTTCCAGATTTAAGCAACTTGAGGatttttgcaacaaacaaaagaaaagTGAAAAACTATACAGAGAAAAATGGCTCCACTGTTACGCAGGGACACATATTATCTACAGCAATTGAAAAGCAAAATGACAATAAAACATTATCGATCTATCCTGTCCATGCTACTTATGGTGTAGACAACCTGAACACGCCATTTGATGTTTCTTATAATGTCACCAACCATAAGGAACTTGAAATGCATTTTGAAAAAACTATTGAATCAAAAGAAATAGTTCCCTTTTCAGATGGCACAATGGATATTGACACAAACACACCAAAACATTTAATTGAAGATAATCCCAAGGACTGTGATATGGGAGTGCTAAACAATCATATGTATAATTTAACAACGACTATAGATTATACAAATAACAACAGACAGTCAATAACATTACTTGAAACCTCTCATGAACAGTGTAAAGATTATTATGTGGCAATAACTGATACTATACAAAGCCTTCGAGTAAGTGTCAATCCCTCAGTGACAGAGACTGCAAATGATCTTGAATGTTCATACATTGCTCATGCAAAGCCCTTAGTGGAAAATCATTCTAAGCCAACGACTCatgagaaaaaaagtcaaattaagCAAAGTCTATATGATCATTTAGATACTGACATAACTTACCAATCAGATCTGAGCATTCCTTTTCAAAAGGGTTCTGGTTTAATCACCAGTAGAGAAAACAATGAGGAGGAACATTCTCACATAAAGCCTTtgaatgaaaatgattttaaatcTGATTTTGTTAATAGTCCATTTCAAATCTCAAATTATGTTATGCCTAAAACATGTATTGTACCATTGTCTACTGGAGAGAAGCAGGACACAACTGATTGTCCATCAGAACCATATGTTAACCAAAATTTGATTCTTGAtgtgcataaatatacacatactatGAGTTCTGGATCTGTGGATTCATCTGCAACCACCAGATTGTCTACAGCACCTGTTGCAAAACTAGTAGAAGAACATTTCCAAACTCATTCTTCAAATCAATCAGCAATTCCAAGTAGTAAACCAAATAAATCCATTAATTTACTAAAAGAGCACTTACTTTTGGCACCAGAACCATATAAGACCTATACTAGCATTAAAAACATTATAGAACCACAGTGGAATGTCCCTGAAAGTTTTAAGGAAGAAGTTCAAAGTGTTGATAAACCTGACTCGCCAATATCCAAGGTTTTAAATGTTGCAGAGGAGCATAACACTGAGAATAAAACTGTGCAAAGTCACAACATGCATCACTCAACCATAACAAGGACACACGTTTATGAGAAAAGTAGCACAAGCTCTAAAATGCCTGACTCTGATACAATAGAATATCATAAGTTTGTTTCAATTTATTGCAGCCTTCCCCGCAAATATTCAAAACCTCCCATAGCGTTTTCAGAAAATAATATGAGAAACATTGATATGACTCTTGAAAACAGCAAAGCACCTAGTGCGCTTCTGGAAAAGAACAGATCTATGGAATATAAAGagaacatattaaaaacattatcaccgcAAACACCTGAAACTGTAACCAAAAATGAATTCATTTCAGAAAGTACAGCTCATGCAAAATCTCGCAGTTCTTCATTTCCTATCACTTCTCTTCAAACTAATCTATCAAAAAAGAGTCATAGGGTGCTTTCAAATGAAGATATTATTTCTCCAGTTAATGATCTTGTGGATATGTTTGGTTCTTTAAAAATAGCTGAAAGAAAATCATCTTATAATCAGACTTTCACTGATCTTAACACTCAGAAAAATTACACCAATGAAGACAGATATACTGGTTACAATAATTACAATGATCTTGAATCTCCTGCTAAGCACAAGTTGAATTTTTATTGTACGTTGCCAAATAGAAAGTCCAATTTAAAGTATTATGGGAAAAGTCCTCCTGAGAGAGATGTTACCAATGCCTATGAAAGACCTATTTACTCACCTCCAGGAAATGTTAATTTTATATCCCAAGGATCAAAAAAGTTATCACCATCTAAATCATTTGGAAATGATAATCTCAGCAATTCACCTATTTATGACTTGACGTCGCCAAAATTTACACCATATGGAAATGATACTCTTAGAAATTCACCTATATATGATTTTATGCATTCAAAATTACCTCCATCTAAACCATTTGAAAATGATAATCTCAGCAATTCACCTAGTTATGAGTTTCCATCACCAAAATTCCCGCAATCTAAAACATTTGGAAATAATAATCTCAGCAATTCACCTAGTTATGATTTCCCATCACCAAAATTCCCGCAAGCCAAACAATTTGGAAATAATAATCCCAGCAATTCGCCTAGTTTTGATTTTACATCTTCAAAATTCCCTGCATCTAAACCATTTGGAAATGATAATCTTAGTAATTCTCCTAGTTTTGATTTTACATCACCAACTTTTTTTGAAAATGAAGATGAACCAAATAGCATAAATAGCTTTATTATGAGAGACACTACACTGTTAAGACAACACTCTAATGATGGCAGTACGAtacctttgcaaaaatgtattccCCACTCCAAAAGTTTTAAAGATTTCAGTTCCCATGGGCAGTACAATAATATAGATTATCTTGTCTCACCATACAACAACTACAGCTTGGAACCACTTGTTCACAACCAGTCAAATGTAACTAAAGTCAATGAAATGTTaaacagaactaagccttctgtgtTTTCTAAATATAATCAGAATGATATTAATACTCAGAGAAACGCCAGACAATACACATTTTCTTTTGACAACTCAAATCAACGGGAATTCAATAGCTTGCGTAGGAAATCATCTAGATGTTCCCCTAAAATGTCAGATGACCCTGACTCTCCACCAATGTACTATTCAACAAATCCAAGCCATTCTAATCCCTTAGACAAGTCGTTCTATGGATGTGGTAGTCCTGTCGGCTATTCTGAGCCCACAGGTTCACCATTGTACCGTTCAAAGAGCTTAAAAGTTTTGAATTTTGAAGAAAAGCAAGACTGTATGGATTTCAGGTGCAAGAATGACCAGCAATTCTCTTCAAAGAGCTATGGAGGAAAGTTAAGCACTAGAAGTCCTTCATCATGTAAAGGCTCCAGTAATACAAATTATAGCAGGAGATTTTCATCAGAGAATATTATAGATGAAAATGAAAACTGGCCAAGTACTGAAACAAGCAAGAAACCAGTCTATACGTCTAAATCTCTTGATTATGGTATTTTTGGAAAAGAGCAACAGGAAGcatttttaaaaaacatcaaaagaaCTCTCACAGAAGGTAGACTATGGAGGCCAAGCTTTCTTAAATACCCTGGTGTTCTAAGAAATGAAGACAATCTTTCTTCTGGTGATTGCCAGGTTATAAACAGCAGTTCTCAACTGTCTATGTTACAAGAACCAACCTCAAAGATGCCACTTAATATTTACAATGATAGAAACACTATTTGTTCGGACTCCGACAATGATACAACTACAGACGATGAATATTACTTGGATGAAAATGACAAAGAATCTGAACTGTGA